A window from Ostrinia nubilalis chromosome 13, ilOstNubi1.1, whole genome shotgun sequence encodes these proteins:
- the LOC135077579 gene encoding glutamate receptor ionotropic, NMDA 2B: MQARTALMALAALGALSAAAVAVAAAAERGGGIKVGGGSVGGGGRDGVRGGGVRLGGGDGLRRPRTSPAPPPPRPPSVITAALVVPHKAFGTRDYTKAEKAALSKLPRKLKLFSQVRLNVTLSTQGLTPSPMSILDSLCKEFLAVNVSAILYLMNHEQYGRSTASAQYFLQLAGYLGIPVIAWNADNSGLEKRASHASLRLQLAPSIEHQTAAMLSILERYKWHQFSVVTSAIAGHDDFIQAVRERVTALQDRFKFTILNAVVVKRPSDLNELVTSEARVMLLYATREEAADILSTAGDLHLTGENFVWIVTQSVLGSMQQPNKFPVGMLGVHFDTSSSSLIAEIATAVKVFAYGVESYISDVENIRHPLGTRLSCGGAGAGEARWSTGERFYRHLRNVSVDGEAGRPNIEFTPDGELRAAELKIMNLRPAIGEQLVWEEIGTWNSYPKERLVIKDIVWPGGLHTPPQGVPEKFHMRITFLEEPPYINLAPPDPVSGRCSLDRGVICRVAPEVDVAGLEAGAAHGNSSLYQCCSGFCIDLLQQLAEQLGFTYELVRVEDGRWGTLHQGKWNGLIADLVNKKTDMVLTSLIINSDREAVVDFSVPFMETGVAIVVAKRTGIISPTAFLEPFDTASWMLVGAVAIQAATFSIFFFEWLSPSGFDCSTGHNSKRVPQNRFSLCRTYWIVWAVLFQASVHVDSPRGFTARFMTNMWAMFAVVFLAIYTANLAAFMITREEFHELSGIDDPRISRPLTHRPALKFGTVPWSHTDATLAKYFSEPHAYMTQYNRSTVSAGVTSVLTGELDAFIYDGTVLDYLVSQDEDCRLLTVGSWYAMSGYGLAFTRNSKYLSMFNKRLLDLRSNGDLERLRRYWMTGTCKPNKQEHKSSDPLALEQFLSAFLLLMAGILLAALLLLLEHVYFRYMRTHLAASSAGSCCALVSLSMGQSLSFHGAVVEAASRGFGAGGRGHCRSAVCAAQVWRARHERDAAVARARQLAAALAAHGLAPPPRRLASAAALLAGGEAHDATRPRTLHAPADLLPDLDRPLSCGDLRARERTRVEMETVL, encoded by the exons ATGCAGGCGCGCACAGCGCTGATGGCGCTGGCGGCGCTGGGCGCGCTATCGGCGGCAGCGGtagcggtggcggcggcggctgagcgcggcggcggcatcaaggtcggcggcggcagcgtgggcggcggcgggcgcgacggcgtgcgcggcggcggcgtgcggCTCGGCGGCGGCGACGGGCTGCGGCGCCCGCGCACGTCCCCCGCCCCTccgccgcctcgcccgcccTCTGTCATCACGGCAGCGCTCGTCGTGCCGCACAAGGCATTCGGCACGCGCGACTACACGAAAGCCGAAAAGGCAGCACTATCTAAACTGCCGCGCAAACTAAAACTCTTCTCGCAAGTGCGTCTAAATGTTACGCTTTCTACACAAGGCCTGACGCCTAGTCCAATGT CTATTCTGGACTCGCTTTGTAAAGAATTTTTGGCGGTTAACGTGTCGGCCATTCTTTATCTTATGAATCATGAACAATACGGACGGTCTACTGCCTCTGCtcagtattttttacaattgGCGGGATATCTTGGAATACCT GTCATAGCGTGGAACGCAGACAATAGCGGTCTAGAAAAACGGGCGTCACACGCATCCCTGCGTCTTCAGTTGGCGCCCTCCATAGAACACCAAACAGCGGCTATGCTGTCTATTTTAGAACGATATAAGTGGCATCAATTTAGCGTCGTTACCTCAGCTATTGCTGGACACGACGATTTTATACAAGCGGTGCGAGAAAGGGTCACAGCATTGCAG GATCGCTTCAAATTTACAATATTGAATGCGGTAGTAGTAAAACGACCGTCAGATTTGAACGAGTTGGTGACAAGCGAAGCTCGGGTAATGTTACTTTACGCCACTCGAGAAGAAGCTGCTGACATACTGTCCACTGCCGGCGACCTTCATCTCACAGGAGAAAACTTTGTGTGGATCGTTACGCAGAGTGTTCTTGGTTCAATGCAACAACCTAATAAGTTTCCTGTGGGCATGCTTG GTGTACATTTTGATACGTCGAGTTCGTCGCTGATTGCTGAAATCGCAACGGCCGTAAAAGTGTTCGCTTACGGCGTTGAATCGTATATTTCGGATGTTGAGAACATAAGGCATCCCCTGGGGACTCGACTATCTTGTGGCGGCGCAGGCGCGGGTGAAGCGCGGTGGTCGACTGGCGAGCGATTCTATCGGCATTTACGCAACGTTAGCGTGGACGGAGAAGCGGGCAGGCCTAACATCGAATTTACTCCAGATGGTGAACTCCGGGCTGCCGAGCTTAAAATCATGAATCTCAGACCTGCGATTGGAGAACAA TTGGTATGGGAAGAAATTGGGACGTGGAATTCTTATCCAAAAGAACGCCTTGTGATCAAGGACATTGTATGGCCCGGTGGCTTACATACGCCACCTCAAGGTGTGCCCGAGAAGTTTCACATGCGCATTACGTTCTTGGAAGAGCCCCCTTACATAAACCTCGCACCACCAGACCCTGTCAGCGGTCGTTGTTCGTTAGACCGGGGAGTCATTTGCAGAGTTGCTCCGGAAGTAGATGTTGCTGG ctTAGAAGCAGGGGCTGCGCACGGGAACAGCTCGTTATATCAATGCTGCAGTGGATTTTGCATCGACTTGCTACAGCAATTAGCAGAACAACTGGGGTTCACTTACGAGCTGGTACGAGTCGAAGACGGTCGTTGGGGAACGCTCCATCAAGGCAAATGGAATGGACTTATAGCAGATCTAGTCAATAAAAAAACGGATATG gTGTTAACATCTTTGATAATAAATTCCGATCGAGAAGCTGTTGTAGATTTTAGCGTGCCTTTCATGGAGACAGGCGTGGCTATTGTGGTCGCTAAACGTACTGGCATAATTTCACCCACGGCATTCCTTGAACCCTTCGACACCGCTTCATGGATGCTCGTTGGAGCCGTCGCAATTCAAGCAGCTACTTTTTCAATCTTCTTCTTCGAATGGCTTTCACCAAGTGGATTTGACTGCTCTACTGGGCACAATTCAAAACGTGTACCACAAAACCGTTTTTCTCTTTGCCGCACGTATTGGATTGTATGGGCAGTTCTATTTCAG GCATCTGTACACGTCGACTCACCGCGAGGGTTTACTGCTCGGTTTATGACTAACATGTGGGCTATGTTCGCTGTGGTGTTCCTTGCTATTTACACTGCTAACTTAGCCGCGTTCATGATAACTCGAGAAGAGTTTCACGAGCTCAGTGGCATTGACGACCCTCGGATATCGCGGCCGCTGACACACAGGCCTGCACTCAAATTTGGAACAGTGCCCTGGTCACACACCGATGCCACCCTGGCCAAATACTTCTCAGAGCCACATGCCTATATGACCCA GTACAACCGTAGCACAGTGAGCGCAGGTGTTACGAGTGTACTAACAGGGGAGCTAGATGCATTTATCTACGATGGTACTGTGCTAGATTATTTGGTGTCTCAA GACGAAGACTGCAGACTTTTGACTGTAGGTTCATGGTATGCCATGTCGGGTTACGGATTAGCATTTACTCGTAATTCTAAATATCTCAGTATGTTCAACAAAAGGCTACTTGATTTACGGTCTAATGGAGATCTTGAAAGATTACGCAG GTACTGGATGACCGGTACGTGTAAGCCAAATAAACAAGAGCACAAGTCGTCAGACCCGCTGGCCCTGGAGCAGTTCCTGTCTGCGTTCCTGCTGCTGATGGCCGGCATCCTGCTCGCGGCACTGCTGCTGCTGCTCGAGCACGTGTACTTCCGCTACATGCGGACGCACCTCGCCGCCTCTAGCGCGGGCTCGTGTTGCGCCCTTGTCTCTCTCTCGATGG GGCAATCTTTATCGTTCCACGGAGCCGTAGTAGAGGCGGCGTCCCGAGGATTTGGAGCTGGAGGTCGTGGACATTGTCGTTCTGCAGTTTGTGCAGCGCAG GTATGGCGCGCACGACACGAGCGCGACGCAGCAGTGGCGCGCGCGCGGCAGCtggcggcggcgctggcggcCCACGGGctcgcgccgccgccgcgccggctGGCGTCCGCCGCGGCGCTGCTGGCCGGCGGCGAGGCGCACGACGCCACGCGCCCGCGCACGCTGCACGCGCCGGCCGACCTCCTGCCAGACCTCGACCGTCCGCTCTCTTGCGGCGACTTACGCGCAAG AGAGCGGACACGAGTAGAAATGGAAACAGTGCTGTGA
- the LOC135077574 gene encoding YTH domain-containing protein 1, with protein MEVSNNTDAVNLGVGEVEAEIGEELKQLEEGKDFDTRSEVSSSSTSESTTPSISSVSTKSKDRRVNRKRTKSKSHSPVQSKRRCVADAKIKIKTYDYMTKLNYLFRDTRFFLIKSNNAENITLSKAKGVWSTLPQNEANLNQAYRESRNVLLIFSVKESGKFAGFARLGSESRRDVPPISWVLPPGLSAKVLDGVFKVDWICRKELPFSSTLHLYNPWNEGKPVKIGRDGQEIEPKVAEELCRLFPEDEGIEMTPILRKSKEASKRSYTKSGGSYRTYRAPLSSRGSNYRSRLGSTRSRRKPFMSPRSRLSSNSYKRRSPSPYMRERLPVWFGRSRDNYSSSGSAAAEAYVAEYMRSMHHQLPPLPYVPPPGFSGALSTYDGLPPPPIPPPPRYYDMSDYPRSVLVYDKRSYERSVDEFLWRTSDRSRGRSREREQHRSYRDRR; from the coding sequence ATGGAGGTGTCTAACAACACCGACGCCGTCAACCTTGGCGTTGGCGAAGTGGAAGCAGAAATCGGAGAAGAATTGAAACAATTAGAAGAAGGCAAAGACTTTGATACTCGTAGTGAAGTGTCTAGTTCATCCACCAGCGAATCTACTACTCCTAGTATCAGTTCTGTTAGTACGAAATCAAAGGACAGACGTGTAAATCGCAAACGTACCAAGTCTAAGAGCCATTCCCCCGTACAAAGTAAGCGAAGATGTGTTGCAGATgccaaaatcaaaataaaaacctatGATTACATGACTAAGCTCAATTACTTGTTTAGAGATACTCGTTTCTTCTTGATAAAATCAAACAATGcagaaaatataacattgtctaAAGCAAAGGGAGTATGGTCTACCTTGCCACAGAATGAAGCTAATCTAAATCAAGCATATAGAGAATCACGAAATGTGTTGTTAATATTTTCTGTAAAGGAGAGTGGAAAATTTGCTGGTTTTGCTCGTTTGGGAAGTGAATCTCGACGAGATGTACCGCCTATTTCCTGGGTCCTACCACCTGGCCTCTCAGCAAAAGTTTTAGATGGTGTGTTCAAAGTAGATTGGATTTGTCGCAAGGAATTACCATTCAGCAGTACACTGCATCTATACAATCCTTGGAATGAAGGAAAACCTGTCAAAATTGGCAGGGATGGACAGGAAATTGAACCAAAAGTTGCTGAAGAATTGTGTCGACTATTTCCAGAAGATGAGGGTATTGAAATGACACCCATATTACGAAAATCAAAGGAAGCATCTAAACGGAGTTATACGAAAAGTGGAGGAAGTTACAGAACATATAGAGCACCTCTATCATCAAGAGGATCCAATTATAGAAGTAGGTTGGGCTCTACTAGGAGCAGGAGAAAACCGTTTATGTCTCCAAGAAGCAGGCTGTCTTCAAATTCATATAAGAGAAGATCTCCCTCACCTTATATGAGGGAAAGATTACCAGTGTGGTTTGGAAGAAGCCGTGACAATTACAGTAGCAGTGGCTCTGCTGCTGCTGAGGCTTATGTAGCCGAGTATATGCGCTCCATGCATCATCAACTGCCCCCGTTACCGTACGTGCCTCCACCAGGGTTTAGTGGTGCCCTCTCGACATATGATGGTCTACCACCTCCACCAATACCACCTCCTCCACGTTACTATGACATGTCTGACTACCCACGGTCAGTGTTAGTTTATGATAAAAGATCATATGAACGTTCCGTTGATGAGTTTTTGTGGCGTACTTCTGACCGTTCTCGTGGGCGCAGTCGCGAACGTGAACAACACAGATCTTATAGAGATCGACGTTAA
- the LOC135077577 gene encoding ganglioside-induced differentiation-associated protein 1, with translation MHYVQKFMEKLPIIKTNAKTPAGSKSNILLYCNYYSFYSQKVLMALYEKNIDFEPLEVDITKGEQYSSWFLEINPRGEIPVLKVKNETIPDSTRILDYLELYLDPELPSLINVSTDKKVLDSINKFRDIIEALPAGVITVGSFFHPHLCGSPKLPFVLPVREVLKTGDLGSSKNLRKLAEENPNAKGILLYKAEIQDRKHEILSNEDEYLKVLNIVDEVLSHVEEQLRKQSEGNWLCCETFTIADINLAILLQRLWELGLEGRYWAGGKRPLLEKYYERVKQRDSFKRTIPNLPFHIKMIIMSQPPMYVGAAGVASIGVVAGLFYIFKRLVF, from the exons atgCATTACGTACAGAAGTTTATGGAAAAATTACCAATCATTAAAACAAATGCGAAAACACCTGCTGGCTCGAAGTCGAATATTCTACtatattgtaattattatagCTTTTATTCCCAAAAG GTTTTGATGGCTCTTtacgaaaaaaatatagattttgaGCCTTTAGAGGTCGACATTACTAAAGGCGAACAGTATTCATCCTGGTTCCTGGAAATAAACCCTCGGGGTGAAATTCCTGTGCTTAAAGTGAAGAATGAGACCATACCGGATTCCACTCGAATTTTAGATTATTTAGAGCTATATTTAGATCCAG agCTTCCATCGCTGATTAATGTCTCAACCGACAAAAAAGTTTTAGATAGCATTAACAAATTTCGGGACATAATTGAAGCATTACCAGCAGGAGTTATAACTGTGGGGTCATTCTTTCATCCACATCTATGTGGGAGTCCTAAATTACCATTTGTGTTACCTGTTAGAGAAGTGCTGAAGA CTGGAGATTTGGGCAGTTCGAAAAATTTGAGAAAACTAGCAGAGGAAAATCCTAATGCCAAgggcatattattatacaaagcAGAAATACAAGACAGAAAACATGAAATATTATCTAATGAAGATGAATATTTAAAAGTGTTAAATATTGTTGATGAAGTACTGTCTCATGTTGAGGAGCAATTAAGGAAGCAGAGTGAag GTAACTGGTTGTGCTGTGAAACATTTACTATAGCTGATATTAATTTGGCTATACTACTTCAAAGATTGTGGGAACTTGGACTAGAAGGCAGATATTGGGCAGGTGGCAAACGTCCATTATTAGAAAAGTATTATGAAAGAGTCAAACAAAGAGATTCATTCAAACGAACCATTCCTAATCTCCCATTCCATATAAAAATGATCATCATGTCTCAACCTCCTATGTATGTTGGAGCTGCAGGTGTTGCTTCAATTGGTGTAGTTGCAGGtctattttacatatttaagAGATTGGTATTTTAA
- the LOC135077575 gene encoding acyl-coenzyme A diphosphatase FITM2 → MTSRNSFKGTRMNFKVQNEPTEGKGTKPIREASSVLEVLTLMIVHICKKILFFDTNLKIALYLGTLFLLSLIADVLTFPKSYFSRSDNVLNQYFVKIGWFWTLFLTVPYVLLTSYTTCCGKRRLILTAHLARLFIATFFWYTWTTLFNYIETNYGRCNMRQISDKSTCLKNGHFWNGFDISGHSFLLIYSSLVLIEEARAINGWEGIKDFIRDEKYSRSIDDRSASVNPLKNINTEELEILKVSYENFTPYVRGFLIAITLFQILWDVMLVSTILYYHIMVEKFISGVIAILTWFVTYRVWYTIPNILPNLPGEGIFKYNKEKQTATTSVHRKRMSSTNGKHFMGMPINKTQEVPDTSKEESR, encoded by the coding sequence ATGACAAGCAGAAATAGTTTTAAAGGTACACGAATGAATTTTAAAGTACAAAATGAACCTACAGAAGGTAAAGGCACCAAACCCATTCGCGAAGCATCGTCTGTCTTAGAAGTCCTGACTTTAATGATTGTGCACATTTGCAAGAAGATACTTTTCTTTGACACCAATTTAAAAATAGCCCTGTATTTAGGAACCTTATTCTTACTGTCTCTAATAGCAGATGTGTTAACTTTTCCTAAATCATATTTTTCTAGAAGTGATAATGTACTGAATCAATATTTTGTGAAAATTGGTTGGTTTTGGACACTGTTTTTAACAGTACCGTACGTTCTTTTGACTTCGTACACTACATGCTGTGGAAAAAGACGATTAATATTGACTGCTCATTTAGCAAGACTATTTATTGCTACATTCTTTTGGTATACATGGACTACACTTTTCAACTACATTGAAACAAACTATGGACGATGTAATATGAGACAAATAAGTGACAAGAGTacttgtttaaaaaatggcCATTTCTGGAATGGTTTCGACATATCAGGTCATAGCTTTTTACTAATATATTCTAGCTTAGTTTTGATTGAAGAAGCCAGAGCAATAAATGGTTGGGAAGGAATAAAAGACTTCATTAGAGATGAAAAGTATTCAAGAAGCATTGATGATCGCTCAGCGAGTGTAAACCCTCTCAAAAATATTAACACTGAAGAATTGGAAATTTTGAAAGTCTCTTATGAAAATTTTACACCATATGTCAGAGGTTTCTTGATTGCTATTActctttttcaaatattatggGATGTCATGCTAGTTTCGACAATATTGTATTATCACATAATGGTGGAAAAATTTATAAGTGGTGTAATAGCAATTTTAACATGGTTTGTAACATACAGAGTTTGGTATACCATACCAAATATATTACCAAATTTGCCTGGAGAAGgaatatttaaatacaataaagaaAAACAGACTGCAACAACTTCTGTTCACCGAAAACGAATGAGTAGTACTAATGGAAAACACTTTATGGGCATGCCAATCAATAAAACTCAAGAAGTTCCAGATACTTCAAAGGAAGAATCAAGATAA
- the LOC135077578 gene encoding chromobox protein homolog 1-like — protein sequence MRKISKSRADDDVVSSTNGSIANDDQATDAEPPTDQNEKEVESANESVDQSIDDNSDATPPKKSKGNKGKGKKRKSEKETEEEYEVEKIIDSKKIKGKLHYLIRWKGYSADSDTWEPENTLSCPDLINKFNDEKENSKTKESKPGKKNNKRKAAAIKETKKVAKRSKNDWDSKSADENAEYEVDRILEVHHKKNGKRDFLIHWKGWSSKFDSWEPESNLNCPELIKKFMDKVTVARSSDARSLRVAPETTNRFTLQDPSSGRRLSKRRGQRQRVRYDNAE from the exons ATGAGGAAAATATCCAAAAGTCGTGCAGATGACGATGTTGTATCGTCAACTAATGGATCTATTGCAAATGACGATCAAGCGACAGATGCCGAGCCACCAACTGACCAAAATGAAAAGGAGGTAGAGTCGGCGAACGAAAGCGTCGACCAAAGCATCGATGATAATTCCGATGCTACGCCACCTAAAAAGAGTAAAGGCAATAAAGGAAAAGGTAAAAAAAGGAAATCTGAGAAAGAGACGGAAGAAGAATACGAG gttgaaaaaataattgattccaAAAAAATCAAAGGGAAATTGCATTACTTGATACGTTGGAAGGGATACTCTGCTGACAGTGATACTTGGGAACCTGAAAACACTCTATCTTGTCCTGATTTGATCAACAAGTTCAATGATGAG aaagaaaactcaaaaactaaagaaagtaaACCAGGTAAAAAGAACAATAAACGGAAGGCAGCAGCAATCAAGGAAACTAAAAAGGTTGCAAAAAGAAGTAAAAATGATTGGGACAGTAAAAGTGCTGATGAAAATGCAGAGTATGAG GTTGATCGCATCCTAGAAGTTCACCACAAGAAAAATGGAAAAAGGGATTTCCTCATTCACTGGAAAGGATGGTCCAGCAAATTTGATTCTTGGGAACCAGAAAGCAACTTAAATTGTCCagaattgattaaaaaatttatGGATAAG gtGACAGTAGCACGCTCTTCCGATGCTCGTAGCCTAAGAGTAGCTCCGGAGACTACAAACCGTTTCACATTGCAAGATCCGTCTTCAGGCCGCAGGTTGAGCAAGAGGAGAGGACAGCGTCAAAG AGTGCGTTACGACAATGCCGAGtaa